One segment of Polaribacter huanghezhanensis DNA contains the following:
- a CDS encoding hydroxymethylglutaryl-CoA reductase, degradative has product MSKIISGFSKLTKQEKINWLSKNYFSPQPEIIQTLQQYWNADEKLQQLHDDFIENTVSNFYLPYGVAPNFVINGNHYVIPMVVEESSVVAAASKVAKFWSKRGGFKAEVISTTKIGQVHFMFEGNKADLISYFHQQKENLQKATASITKNMEKRGGGILDIELVDKTDKLANYYQLHATFETKDSMGANFINSCLEAIAKAFRKDDIEIVMSILSNYVPECLVRAEVSCKIDKLGGENPREFAQKFKQAVQIAEIEPYRAVTHNKGIMNGIDAVVLATGNDFRAIEAGAHAYAAKSGNYKSLTHCEIENDVFRFWIEIPLALGTVGGLTALHPMAKLSLDMLQKPSARQLMQIIATAGLAQNFAALKALTTSGIQQGHMKMHLMNILNQLNATNEEKEIVVASFKDKTVTYSAVVEQFNALRK; this is encoded by the coding sequence ATGTCTAAAATTATTTCAGGATTTTCTAAACTCACAAAACAAGAGAAGATAAACTGGTTGTCTAAAAATTATTTTAGTCCTCAGCCAGAAATTATACAAACGCTACAACAATATTGGAATGCAGATGAAAAACTGCAACAATTACACGACGATTTTATAGAGAATACAGTATCCAATTTTTATTTGCCTTATGGTGTTGCACCAAACTTTGTAATTAACGGAAATCATTATGTAATTCCGATGGTTGTTGAAGAGAGTTCTGTGGTTGCAGCAGCGTCGAAAGTGGCAAAATTTTGGAGTAAACGTGGCGGATTTAAAGCGGAAGTAATTTCAACCACAAAAATAGGACAAGTGCATTTTATGTTTGAAGGAAATAAAGCAGATTTAATATCATATTTCCATCAACAAAAAGAGAATTTACAAAAAGCTACGGCTTCCATCACCAAAAATATGGAAAAACGCGGTGGCGGAATTTTAGATATTGAATTGGTTGATAAAACTGATAAATTGGCCAATTACTATCAATTACATGCAACGTTTGAAACCAAAGATTCTATGGGGGCAAACTTTATCAATTCGTGCTTAGAAGCCATTGCAAAAGCGTTTCGTAAAGATGATATTGAAATTGTGATGAGTATTTTATCAAACTATGTCCCAGAATGTTTGGTAAGAGCAGAAGTTTCTTGTAAGATTGATAAATTGGGCGGAGAAAATCCAAGAGAATTTGCACAAAAATTTAAACAAGCAGTTCAGATTGCAGAAATAGAACCTTACAGAGCGGTAACGCACAACAAAGGAATTATGAACGGAATTGATGCTGTTGTGTTGGCAACCGGAAATGATTTTAGAGCAATTGAAGCTGGTGCGCATGCGTATGCGGCAAAATCAGGAAACTATAAAAGTTTAACGCATTGTGAAATTGAAAATGATGTTTTTAGGTTTTGGATAGAAATTCCGTTGGCATTAGGAACCGTTGGCGGATTAACAGCGTTGCATCCAATGGCAAAATTATCGTTGGATATGTTGCAAAAACCATCAGCAAGACAATTGATGCAAATTATTGCAACGGCTGGATTGGCACAAAACTTTGCTGCGTTAAAAGCATTGACAACAAGCGGAATTCAGCAAGGACATATGAAAATGCATTTGATGAATATTTTAAATCAGTTGAATGCAACAAATGAAGAAAAAGAAATAGTTGTTGCTTCTTTTAAAGATAAAACGGTTACGTATAGTGCAGTTGTTGAACAATTTAATGCTTTGAGAAAGTAG
- a CDS encoding GYDIA family GHMP kinase gives MEKHYSNGKLLLTGEYVVLDGATSLAVPTKFGQDLVVEAIEEPELIWGSFTNTGACWFEAIFDVPKLRLKNATFNSDKEGNAEFIAETLQKILSEARELNPDFLQTDKGLLVKTNLTFPRNWGLGSSSTLINNIANWANIDAYKLLWNAFSGSGFDIACAQHNSPILYQLENKEPSVKQVDFNPNFKDELFFVHLNKKQNSRDGIQRYVAYQSKKSFDSACLSVKQAQDDIKKISNLSNEFVKATSALDLEKIIEEHENIISSIVKLNPVKKELFSDYFGAIKSLGAWGGDFVLVTGNEDTPNYFKQKGFETILPYSKMVL, from the coding sequence TTGGAAAAACATTACAGCAACGGAAAATTATTATTAACAGGAGAATATGTTGTGCTTGACGGAGCGACATCGTTAGCTGTGCCTACAAAATTTGGACAAGACTTAGTTGTAGAAGCAATCGAAGAACCAGAATTAATTTGGGGAAGTTTTACGAATACAGGAGCATGTTGGTTTGAAGCAATTTTTGATGTGCCAAAACTCCGTTTAAAAAACGCAACCTTTAATTCTGATAAAGAAGGAAATGCGGAGTTTATTGCAGAAACTTTGCAGAAAATTTTAAGCGAAGCAAGAGAATTAAATCCAGATTTTTTGCAAACCGATAAAGGCCTACTCGTAAAAACAAACCTTACTTTTCCAAGAAATTGGGGATTGGGAAGCTCATCAACATTAATCAATAATATTGCAAACTGGGCAAATATAGATGCTTATAAATTATTGTGGAATGCTTTTTCTGGAAGCGGTTTTGATATTGCTTGTGCACAACATAATTCACCAATATTGTATCAATTAGAAAATAAAGAACCTAGTGTAAAGCAAGTGGATTTCAATCCAAATTTTAAAGACGAATTGTTTTTTGTACATCTAAATAAAAAACAAAACAGCAGAGACGGAATTCAAAGATATGTTGCCTATCAATCAAAAAAATCTTTCGACTCCGCCTGTCTGTCGGTCAAGCAGGCTCAAGATGACATTAAGAAAATTTCTAACCTATCAAATGAATTTGTAAAAGCAACTTCAGCATTAGATTTAGAAAAAATAATTGAAGAGCATGAAAACATTATTTCTTCAATAGTAAAATTAAATCCAGTTAAAAAGGAATTGTTTTCTGATTACTTTGGCGCGATAAAAAGCTTAGGAGCTTGGGGTGGAGATTTTGTATTAGTTACAGGAAACGAAGACACACCAAACTATTTTAAACAAAAAGGATTTGAAACAATCCTTCCATATTCAAAAATGGTTTTGTAA
- a CDS encoding NAD(P)/FAD-dependent oxidoreductase, translating to MNKIIIIGGGAAGFFTAINAKEQNPDLDITILEKGNDVLQKVKISGGGRCNVTHACFEPKELVKFYPRGEKELLGPFHTFMTGDTFEWFDDRGVPLKIEEDNRVFPEANTSQAIIDCFENAVDTLGIKVLKNHGVNSVSKKDDEWIINTKNEIFIADKLVIAAGSSNKIWELVTTLDHSIIEPVPSLFTFNIKDKRIIDLLGISVPNATVNIVGTKLESTGPLLITHWGMSGPAVLKLSAFGARILAEKGYQYNVEVNWLSRPTDKIVNVLLNLKKKQPKKQVFLKSPFAEIPRRLWERFVAASDITEIFKWADLSNHHIEKLANQLTKGVFNANGKSTFKEEFVTAGGIDLKEINFKRFESRKHNNLFFVGEILNIDAVTGGFNFQNAWTGGFIAAKAIAEG from the coding sequence ATGAACAAAATAATCATTATTGGCGGAGGAGCCGCAGGTTTTTTTACAGCGATAAATGCGAAAGAGCAAAATCCAGATTTAGACATTACTATTCTTGAAAAAGGGAATGATGTGCTACAAAAAGTAAAAATTTCTGGTGGCGGACGTTGCAATGTTACGCACGCGTGTTTTGAACCAAAAGAATTGGTAAAATTTTATCCACGTGGAGAAAAAGAATTGCTCGGGCCTTTTCATACGTTTATGACTGGCGATACTTTTGAGTGGTTTGATGATCGTGGAGTTCCATTAAAAATTGAAGAAGATAACAGAGTGTTTCCAGAAGCAAATACTTCGCAAGCAATTATTGATTGTTTTGAGAATGCAGTTGATACACTCGGAATTAAAGTCTTGAAAAATCATGGTGTAAATTCAGTTTCTAAAAAAGACGATGAATGGATTATCAACACAAAAAACGAAATTTTTATTGCTGATAAATTAGTAATTGCTGCAGGAAGTAGCAATAAAATTTGGGAATTGGTAACCACTTTAGATCACTCAATCATTGAGCCAGTTCCGTCTTTGTTTACGTTCAATATTAAAGACAAAAGAATCATCGATTTGTTAGGAATTTCTGTTCCGAATGCAACTGTAAATATCGTTGGGACGAAATTAGAATCAACAGGTCCTTTATTAATTACACATTGGGGGATGAGCGGGCCAGCAGTGTTGAAATTATCTGCTTTTGGAGCGCGAATTTTAGCAGAAAAAGGCTATCAATACAATGTAGAAGTAAATTGGTTATCGAGACCAACCGATAAAATTGTGAACGTGTTGTTGAATTTAAAAAAGAAACAACCAAAAAAACAAGTGTTTTTAAAATCACCGTTTGCTGAAATTCCAAGAAGATTGTGGGAACGTTTTGTTGCTGCTTCTGATATTACAGAAATTTTTAAATGGGCAGATTTAAGCAATCATCACATAGAGAAATTAGCAAATCAACTGACAAAAGGAGTGTTTAATGCCAACGGGAAAAGTACTTTTAAAGAAGAGTTTGTAACTGCTGGCGGAATCGATTTAAAAGAAATTAATTTTAAACGTTTTGAAAGTAGAAAACACAATAATTTATTTTTTGTTGGCGAAATTTTAAATATTGATGCGGTAACTGGTGGTTTTAATTTTCAGAATGCTTGGACTGGTGGTTTTATTGCTGCAAAAGCGATTGCTGAGGGTTAA
- a CDS encoding TlpA disulfide reductase family protein, translating into MQKIVKKGILLTLLFIFSANILVAQKKKSFQQIFIVNDEIVSREKINDYMKNGFIKGMKNGISEDEYIRLKKKLGNTLGEKEFIAVIDIFSKSEMRKKKRAKKVEKAYVKKFTKEYILNSNDTAANFTVEMVNGEQIQLSDLKGKVVLLNFWATWCAPCIREFHEMPSKILKKYKNQDFVFIPIAIGEDKALVSKKMDYLKEKGIVFNAGFDPNRNVWNKYAKGAIPKNFIIDKKGIIRFTSTGNGEKNVDNLSKEIKKLLKE; encoded by the coding sequence ATGCAAAAAATAGTAAAAAAAGGAATTCTTTTAACGTTGCTCTTTATTTTTTCAGCAAACATCTTGGTTGCCCAAAAGAAGAAATCGTTTCAACAAATTTTTATTGTAAATGATGAAATTGTTTCAAGAGAAAAAATAAACGATTATATGAAAAACGGATTCATAAAAGGAATGAAAAATGGCATTTCTGAGGATGAATATATCCGTTTAAAAAAGAAACTTGGAAATACATTGGGCGAAAAAGAGTTTATTGCTGTCATCGATATTTTTTCTAAATCAGAAATGAGAAAGAAAAAAAGAGCAAAAAAAGTTGAAAAAGCTTATGTTAAAAAGTTTACCAAAGAATACATTTTAAACAGTAATGATACGGCAGCAAATTTTACTGTAGAAATGGTAAACGGAGAGCAAATTCAGTTATCCGATTTAAAAGGAAAAGTTGTTTTACTTAATTTTTGGGCAACTTGGTGCGCTCCGTGTATCAGAGAATTCCACGAAATGCCTTCTAAAATTTTGAAAAAATATAAAAATCAAGATTTTGTTTTTATTCCGATTGCAATTGGAGAAGACAAAGCACTGGTTTCAAAAAAAATGGACTATTTAAAAGAAAAAGGAATTGTTTTTAACGCAGGATTTGATCCAAACAGAAACGTTTGGAATAAATATGCAAAAGGTGCCATTCCTAAAAATTTTATCATTGATAAAAAAGGAATTATCCGATTTACCTCAACAGGAAATGGCGAAAAAAATGTAGATAATCTATCCAAAGAAATAAAAAAATTACTAAAAGAATAA